Sequence from the Meiothermus sp. QL-1 genome:
GGGTTCGAAGGGACCTGGGAGAGTAGGGCGGTGCAGAGGTTTTATTTTTTGCGGGAGTAGCTCAGTTGGTAGAGCACAACCTTGCCAAGGTTGGGGCCGCGGGTTCAAGTCCCGTCTCCCGCTCCAGAGAAAAGGTGTCTATGTCTTCTCTATTAGGCGCCGCCCTAGCTCCATGGTACTTAGGGTGAGCAGGTGGGCGGCGAATTCCTTTTCTAGGTGGGGTTCTCGGCGGAGGCTTTCTGCTGAGCTGATGCACATACTTATTAGCAGATCGGCCAAGTAGCCGAGTTGAGCCTGGTCCCTATTTTCCAGGCCTAGGGGTTTGAGGACCTCTTGCAGGTGGGTAATCAACTCCGCGCGTAATTTTTCGTGTACCTGGGCTAAAGCCTGTCCCAGGGGTGAAGGCTCACGGAAGTATCGCACGAACAACTCTACGAAGATCCACTG
This genomic interval carries:
- a CDS encoding TetR/AcrR family transcriptional regulator — encoded protein: MRKRAHGQATRERLIEATIRLLKQKGLGAISTARVAREAGIVQSGFYAHFESLEACIAEAARRIGNRIRITLVHGLERIRHQGAGDYTLIKEQYQRLLAELQEQWIFVELFVRYFREPSPLGQALAQVHEKLRAELITHLQEVLKPLGLENRDQAQLGYLADLLISMCISSAESLRREPHLEKEFAAHLLTLSTMELGRRLIEKT